The following are from one region of the Oncorhynchus masou masou isolate Uvic2021 chromosome 24, UVic_Omas_1.1, whole genome shotgun sequence genome:
- the LOC135511634 gene encoding dickkopf-related protein 1-like, whose translation MPNLPVCRFMAMYLTLFGYLGDAYAGAVLLNSNAIKNLPGVTDTVSPSPRPSSSGNDGQKAVVDTLQPTCTYNAECGADEFCNDIRGACLPCRKTRKRCARDSMCCVGKRCINGVCQASDQDAETAVTTSVENRQNNTMEHYGKRLPLRQGQHSVKGREGDNCLRSSDCSEGLCCARHFWSRICKPVLTEGQVCTHHRRKGGHGLELFQRCDCGDGLSCRLERGEKDPGVSMTAVRNLHTCQRR comes from the exons ATGCCTAATCTGCCAGTTTGTCGTTTTATGGCCATGTATCTCACGCTGTTTGGATACCTTGGGGATGCTTATGCTGGGGCTGTTTTACTGAACTCTAATGCCATCAAGAACTTGCCCGGTGTCACTGACACGGTCAGCCCGAGCCCACGTCCTTCTTCTTCAGGTAATGACGGACAGAAGGCAGTCGTGGACACTTTGCAG CCTACTTGCACATACAATGCTGAGTGTGGGGCCGATGAATTCTGCAACGATATCCGAGGCGCGTGTCTCCCATGCCGAAAGACCCGGAAGCGGTGCGCAAGAGATTCTATGTGCTGCGTCGGGAAGCGCTGCATCAATG GTGTTTGTCAGGCCAGTGATCAAGATGCTGAAACCGCAGTCACTACCAGTGTTGAGAATAGGCAGAACAACACCATGGAACACTATGGCAAGAGACTGCCTCTGCGCCAAGGTCAACATTCTGTAAAAG GTCGGGAAGGTGACAACTGCCTAAGGTCCTCCGACTGCTCTGAGGGTCTGTGCTGTGCACGTCACTTCTGGTCTCGTATCTGTAAGCCGGTGCTGACGGAGGGCCAGGTGTGCACGCATCACCGTAGGAAAGGTGGCCATGGCCTGGAGCTCTTCCAGCGCTGCGACTGTGGTGATGGCCTCTCATgcagactagagagaggagagaaagacccCGGAGTCAGCATGACAGCAGTGCGGAACCTGCACACCTGCCAGAGACGCTGA